From the genome of Segatella hominis, one region includes:
- the metK gene encoding methionine adenosyltransferase, translating to MAYLFTSESVSEGHPDKVADQISDALLDQFLAYDEHAHCAIESFCTTGQVVIMGEVRSNEYVDLQTIARKTIKKIGYTKSEYQFDGDSCGVLTAIHEQSDDINRGVSREEDEDQGAGDQGMMFGYATNETDNYMPVSLDLAQRIMKELAAIRKEGKVMTYLRPDSKSQVTVEYSDDNIPQRIDTIVVSTQHDDFIKDAMGNDDDDAMLAKIREDVINILIPRVKAQLGDKVLALFNDDIKYFVNPTGKFVIGGPHGDTGLTGRKIIVDTYGGKGAHGGGAFSGKDSSKVDRSAAYAARYIAKNMVAAGVADEMLVQVSYAIGVAEPVSIYVNTYGRSHVNMNDGEIAQKISQMFDLRPKAIERQLKLRQPMYLETAAYGHMGRKNEVVEKTFTSRYHDTKTMQVELFTWEKLDKVEEIKKEFAL from the coding sequence ATGGCATATTTGTTTACATCAGAATCAGTTTCTGAAGGACATCCTGATAAAGTTGCAGACCAGATATCCGATGCATTGTTAGACCAGTTCCTGGCTTACGATGAGCATGCTCATTGTGCTATCGAATCTTTCTGTACTACTGGTCAGGTGGTTATCATGGGCGAGGTTCGCTCTAACGAATACGTAGATTTGCAGACTATCGCCCGCAAAACAATTAAGAAAATCGGTTATACCAAATCAGAATACCAGTTTGATGGTGACTCTTGTGGTGTTCTTACTGCCATTCATGAGCAGAGTGATGATATCAACCGTGGTGTGAGCCGTGAGGAAGATGAAGACCAGGGTGCTGGTGACCAGGGTATGATGTTCGGCTATGCTACCAATGAGACAGATAATTATATGCCAGTCTCTCTTGACTTGGCACAGCGCATCATGAAGGAACTCGCTGCTATCCGTAAGGAAGGTAAGGTAATGACTTATCTCCGTCCGGATTCCAAGAGTCAGGTAACGGTAGAATACTCTGATGACAATATTCCTCAGCGTATTGATACAATCGTTGTTTCTACTCAGCATGATGATTTTATCAAGGATGCAATGGGTAATGATGATGACGATGCTATGCTGGCAAAGATTCGTGAGGATGTTATCAACATTCTCATCCCACGCGTGAAAGCACAGTTGGGCGACAAGGTATTGGCTCTTTTCAATGATGACATCAAGTATTTCGTCAATCCTACAGGTAAGTTTGTTATCGGTGGCCCTCATGGAGATACCGGTCTGACAGGTCGTAAGATTATCGTGGATACTTATGGTGGTAAGGGTGCACATGGCGGTGGTGCTTTCTCTGGTAAGGATTCAAGTAAGGTGGACCGTTCTGCTGCTTACGCTGCTCGCTATATTGCCAAGAACATGGTAGCTGCAGGTGTGGCTGATGAAATGTTGGTGCAGGTAAGTTATGCTATTGGTGTGGCTGAGCCTGTCAGCATCTATGTGAATACTTATGGACGTAGCCATGTGAATATGAATGATGGTGAAATTGCCCAGAAGATTTCTCAGATGTTTGATCTCCGTCCAAAGGCTATCGAGCGTCAGTTGAAGCTCCGTCAGCCAATGTATCTGGAGACTGCTGCGTATGGTCACATGGGTCGAAAGAATGAGGTAGTGGAAAAAACTTTCACCAGCCGTTATCATGATACCAAGACTATGCAGGTAGAGTTGTTTACTTGGGAAAAACTCGATAAAGTAGAGGAAATTAAGAAAGAGTTTGCCCTTTAA
- a CDS encoding FecR family protein, whose protein sequence is MMKINKNEQEFVLKYFQPGKLDTRKALQKVKVRVGIANEEVSHTATVSLRMRRIRWIAVAASILVLFTIGAYTLLQPKTVTLSAESEVVAYHLPDGTKVSLMPHSSLSYQEDDCRKVDMKGCIYYQVKHDEQHPFDVVGEHGHVRVLGTQFMVDERTDVPEVMVTSGKVLFTARSSAEGVFLIKGKRARLLKGAVQPELLADYDINDVAWATHRLHFDNTPLSEVLEELSKLSGTRYTASDESKRLTGDFDADSIPQVIQVIEETLGVQIR, encoded by the coding sequence ATGATGAAGATCAACAAGAATGAACAGGAGTTTGTGCTGAAGTATTTTCAGCCGGGCAAGCTGGATACCCGGAAGGCCTTGCAGAAGGTGAAGGTTCGGGTAGGCATTGCTAATGAAGAGGTTTCGCATACTGCAACTGTATCTTTACGAATGCGTCGCATCCGTTGGATAGCTGTGGCTGCATCTATTCTGGTGCTCTTCACTATAGGCGCCTATACGCTTTTGCAGCCTAAGACGGTGACGCTTTCTGCCGAATCAGAAGTAGTGGCGTATCATCTGCCTGATGGAACGAAGGTATCGTTGATGCCTCATTCTTCTCTTTCCTATCAGGAAGATGATTGCAGAAAGGTGGATATGAAGGGCTGCATCTATTATCAGGTGAAGCATGATGAACAGCATCCTTTCGATGTAGTAGGAGAACATGGACACGTAAGAGTGCTCGGTACCCAGTTTATGGTGGATGAAAGAACGGATGTTCCCGAAGTAATGGTAACCAGTGGAAAGGTGCTTTTCACGGCTCGCAGTTCTGCTGAAGGTGTTTTCCTGATTAAAGGCAAGCGGGCACGTCTGTTGAAAGGGGCTGTCCAGCCTGAGCTGTTGGCGGATTATGATATCAACGATGTGGCATGGGCTACGCATCGCCTGCATTTCGACAACACTCCATTATCTGAAGTATTGGAGGAACTTTCTAAATTATCAGGCACAAGATATACGGCTTCTGATGAGAGCAAGCGTCTGACGGGTGATTTTGATGCAGATTCCATTCCGCAGGTCATCCAAGTGATAGAAGAAACATTGGGTGTTCAGATACGATAA
- the tyrS gene encoding tyrosine--tRNA ligase, which translates to MAKNFVEELKWRGMLAQIMPGTEEYLNTHMVSAYLGTDPTADSLHIGHLCGIMMLRHLQRCGHKPYLLVGGATGMIGDPSGKSQERNLLDAETLYHNQEAIKKQVSKFLDFDGNEPNKAELVNNYDWMKDFTFLDFARVVGKHITVNYMMAKDSVQKRLNGEARDGLSFTEFTYQLLQGYDFLYQYEKYGVRLQLGGNDQWGNMTTGTELIHRTLGNDAECFCLTCPLITKADGKKFGKTESGNIWLDRNRTTPYAFYQFWLNVSDDDAEKYIKIFTDLDKETIDALVEEHKQDPGRRVLQKRLAEEVTVMVHSQEDLDMAIAASNILFGKATKENLAQLDEATLNDVFANVPHYDLDKNLLGGAAVDLFNQEGMQIFPSKSEMRKLVKGGGVSLNKEKLAAFDQIVTADDLIDGKYLLVQKGKKNYFLITVK; encoded by the coding sequence ATGGCAAAAAACTTTGTTGAAGAATTGAAATGGCGTGGTATGCTGGCTCAGATTATGCCAGGTACAGAGGAATACCTCAACACCCACATGGTGTCTGCTTATCTTGGTACTGACCCTACCGCAGACTCTCTTCATATCGGTCACCTTTGTGGAATCATGATGTTGCGTCACTTGCAGCGTTGTGGTCACAAGCCTTATCTGCTTGTTGGCGGTGCTACAGGTATGATTGGCGACCCTTCTGGCAAGAGTCAGGAGCGTAATCTTCTCGACGCAGAGACTCTCTATCATAACCAGGAGGCTATCAAGAAGCAGGTATCTAAGTTCCTTGACTTCGATGGCAATGAGCCAAATAAGGCCGAGTTGGTAAACAACTACGACTGGATGAAGGACTTTACTTTCCTCGATTTCGCTCGTGTGGTAGGTAAGCACATTACCGTTAACTATATGATGGCAAAGGATAGTGTACAGAAGCGTTTGAATGGTGAGGCTCGTGACGGCTTGTCTTTCACAGAGTTTACTTATCAGTTGCTTCAGGGTTACGACTTCCTTTATCAGTATGAGAAGTATGGTGTGCGCCTTCAGCTCGGTGGTAACGACCAGTGGGGTAACATGACTACAGGTACTGAGTTGATTCATCGTACTCTCGGCAATGATGCAGAGTGCTTCTGCCTCACTTGTCCTTTGATTACCAAGGCAGATGGCAAGAAGTTTGGTAAGACAGAGAGTGGTAACATCTGGTTGGACCGTAATCGTACTACTCCTTACGCTTTCTACCAGTTCTGGTTGAACGTAAGTGATGACGATGCTGAGAAATATATCAAGATCTTCACCGACCTCGATAAGGAGACTATTGATGCTCTCGTAGAAGAGCATAAGCAGGATCCAGGTCGCCGTGTTCTCCAGAAGCGTTTGGCTGAGGAGGTTACTGTAATGGTTCACTCTCAGGAAGACTTGGATATGGCTATTGCAGCCAGCAACATTCTCTTCGGTAAGGCAACCAAGGAGAATCTTGCACAGCTTGATGAGGCTACCTTGAATGATGTATTCGCTAATGTACCTCATTATGATCTCGACAAGAACTTGCTTGGCGGAGCAGCAGTTGACCTTTTCAATCAGGAAGGTATGCAGATCTTCCCAAGTAAGAGTGAGATGCGTAAGCTCGTCAAGGGCGGTGGTGTTTCACTCAACAAGGAGAAGCTTGCAGCTTTCGATCAGATAGTAACTGCAGACGACCTTATTGATGGTAAGTATCTCTTGGTACAAAAGGGCAAGAAGAATTACTTCTTGATTACCGTGAAATAA
- a CDS encoding uroporphyrinogen-III synthase: MIKKILVSQPKPASDKSPYYELEKDYGVECVFRPFFKVEGLTAKEFRQQKINLLDYTAVVFTSRHAVDNYFKLAKEMRITIPEDMKYFCVIETIALYIQKYVQYRKRKVFFGETGKIDGLLAQMSRHKTEKYLVPLSCVHNDDIKNALDEKNLKHTECVMYRTVSNDFTEEEIKSFDYDMMIFFSPTGVKALKKNFPDFKQGDIAVAAFGPATAKTVEDENLRLDLEAPSKKFPSMTGALKDYLERNNE, from the coding sequence ATGATAAAGAAGATTTTAGTTTCTCAGCCAAAACCAGCGAGTGATAAATCTCCGTATTATGAATTAGAGAAGGATTATGGCGTAGAATGCGTGTTCCGCCCATTCTTCAAGGTTGAGGGACTTACAGCGAAGGAGTTTCGTCAGCAGAAAATCAATCTGCTCGACTATACTGCAGTAGTTTTCACCTCTCGTCATGCAGTGGATAACTATTTCAAGTTGGCCAAGGAGATGCGTATTACTATTCCAGAAGATATGAAGTACTTCTGTGTGATTGAGACGATTGCACTATATATCCAGAAATATGTGCAGTATCGTAAAAGAAAGGTATTCTTTGGTGAAACAGGTAAGATTGATGGTCTCCTCGCACAAATGTCACGACACAAGACAGAGAAGTATCTCGTGCCACTGAGTTGTGTTCATAATGATGATATCAAGAATGCTCTCGACGAGAAAAACCTGAAGCATACAGAATGTGTGATGTATCGTACAGTAAGCAATGATTTCACAGAAGAGGAAATCAAGAGCTTCGATTATGATATGATGATTTTCTTCAGCCCAACTGGTGTGAAGGCTTTAAAGAAGAATTTCCCTGATTTCAAGCAAGGTGATATCGCTGTTGCTGCTTTTGGTCCCGCTACAGCCAAAACTGTAGAGGATGAGAATCTCAGACTCGATCTGGAGGCTCCTTCCAAGAAATTCCCTTCTATGACAGGTGCCTTGAAAGATTATCTCGAGAGAAATAACGAATAA
- a CDS encoding TonB-dependent receptor, giving the protein MNKSTVMKGKEIIFALSILALPAPTLAGTPKMMVEAQAATTIRQQMDWLHRIRKINFVYDSSLDGELNIKYHGPDIQHLSVKKALKALFEKTHILYNINANYVILKRKPVQQISTSYTNINHKVQRVQRRHTLSGYVRDESGESLINATIYDLTDGIGTTTNEYGFFSLTLPEGEHQLRFSYVGYADKVEKLNLSKDMHHNMALRVDGKLPEVVVDGDLNSPLLTTQTGKRSFSNKDIKTEFALMSSPDVVKTLQRVSGVAEGQELASGLYVHGGNGDENLFLIDGTPLYNTNHALGLFSSFNADVVKNVDFYKSGFPARYGGRLSSVVDVRTADGNMNQFHGAYRIGLLDASVQFEGPIQKGKTSYNIGMRRSWLDLLSRPLTKAFSDPDEKLSIGYYFMDLNAKVTHRFSDRSKIDLSLYHGKDSWDVKDDLDESKGDWYHEGDSYNKELTKSQLNWGNFNMALNWNYLFSPKLFANFTAVYSHNRSKLYSLDDDREIYPQTQKEMLYSHLEHGYTSTIYDAGYRTAFDYRPNPRHHIRFGHDYTMHLFRPQTVMQLDYVGSGSDAEIDTLRVNSTNRHVSHEWSAYAEDEIYLSDKWSLDAGFHLGLFHISNKNFFNIDPRFALKYQWSHAVSLKASFTQMTQYVHKISNSYLDLPTDYWVPTTKDLKPMRSYQIAAGIYAQPNRHWILSLEGYYKFSKHLLQYSSWLGIEPPAENWDSQVMDGKGLFYGLEADATYRTNHLTLSGSYTLSWNKRKYDEFYQDWYYDKYDNRHKLNLSLRYDFNRKVSCYAVWSYHSGNHATVPTQIVALPGLPDGGNQYPGSWWNSASFVYAIPNNLTLPAYHRLDLGFDFHHVTKHGHERIWNLSIYNAYCHLNSMYVKVDYDEKTKRFTAKNKGFVPIIPSFSYTIKF; this is encoded by the coding sequence ATGAATAAAAGTACAGTTATGAAAGGTAAAGAGATTATTTTTGCGCTCTCAATTCTAGCCTTGCCAGCTCCAACGTTGGCAGGCACGCCGAAGATGATGGTGGAAGCCCAGGCTGCTACCACAATCCGTCAGCAGATGGATTGGCTGCACCGCATCAGGAAAATCAACTTCGTTTATGATTCATCGCTTGATGGGGAATTGAACATCAAGTATCATGGACCAGATATCCAGCATCTTTCGGTGAAAAAGGCACTGAAGGCACTTTTCGAGAAAACTCATATTCTATATAATATCAATGCGAACTATGTGATATTGAAGCGAAAACCCGTACAACAAATATCAACATCTTACACGAATATCAATCACAAAGTTCAGCGGGTTCAGCGTCGCCATACTCTCAGCGGATACGTCCGTGACGAGAGTGGCGAATCGCTGATTAATGCCACCATTTATGATCTGACGGATGGCATCGGTACAACCACCAATGAATATGGTTTCTTTTCGCTTACCCTGCCCGAAGGCGAGCATCAGCTTCGCTTTTCGTATGTGGGCTATGCCGACAAGGTGGAGAAGCTGAATCTCTCGAAAGATATGCATCATAATATGGCACTCCGTGTTGATGGTAAATTGCCTGAGGTGGTGGTAGATGGCGACTTGAACTCTCCTCTTCTGACCACACAAACCGGCAAGCGCTCCTTTTCGAACAAGGATATCAAGACAGAGTTTGCCCTGATGTCTTCGCCTGATGTGGTGAAGACTCTGCAGCGTGTGAGTGGAGTGGCAGAAGGACAGGAGTTGGCAAGCGGACTCTATGTGCATGGCGGCAATGGCGATGAGAATCTTTTTCTGATTGATGGTACTCCGCTTTATAATACGAATCATGCGCTGGGGCTTTTCTCCAGTTTCAATGCCGATGTGGTGAAAAACGTGGATTTCTACAAGAGCGGCTTTCCTGCACGATATGGTGGAAGATTGTCGTCGGTGGTGGATGTGCGTACTGCCGATGGAAACATGAATCAGTTTCATGGTGCCTATCGCATCGGACTGCTCGATGCCAGTGTGCAGTTTGAGGGACCTATCCAGAAAGGCAAGACCTCTTATAATATAGGTATGCGCCGTTCCTGGTTGGATTTGCTGTCCCGTCCCCTGACCAAGGCTTTCTCTGATCCGGATGAGAAACTTTCGATAGGTTATTACTTCATGGACCTGAATGCCAAGGTAACCCATCGGTTCAGCGACCGTTCGAAGATAGACTTGAGCCTCTATCATGGAAAAGACAGTTGGGATGTGAAGGATGATCTGGACGAAAGCAAAGGAGATTGGTATCATGAAGGCGATTCATATAATAAGGAATTAACGAAGAGTCAGCTCAATTGGGGAAACTTCAATATGGCTTTGAACTGGAACTATCTATTCTCGCCGAAGCTCTTTGCCAACTTCACGGCTGTATATTCCCATAACCGTTCCAAGCTTTATTCTCTGGATGATGATAGAGAGATATATCCACAAACCCAGAAAGAAATGTTGTATAGCCATTTAGAGCATGGCTATACTTCTACTATCTATGATGCCGGTTATCGCACGGCTTTCGATTATCGTCCGAATCCCCGTCATCATATCCGCTTCGGTCATGACTACACGATGCATCTCTTTCGACCGCAGACAGTGATGCAACTTGACTATGTGGGCAGTGGAAGTGATGCTGAGATAGATACCCTCCGTGTGAATAGTACCAATAGGCATGTGTCTCATGAATGGTCGGCGTATGCGGAGGATGAAATCTATCTCAGTGATAAATGGAGCCTGGATGCAGGTTTTCATTTAGGATTGTTTCATATTAGCAATAAGAACTTTTTCAATATCGACCCTCGTTTCGCCCTGAAATACCAGTGGAGCCATGCGGTATCGCTGAAGGCTTCTTTCACGCAGATGACTCAGTATGTGCATAAGATATCCAACAGTTATCTGGATTTGCCTACAGATTATTGGGTGCCAACCACCAAGGATTTGAAACCGATGCGTTCTTATCAGATAGCGGCTGGCATCTATGCGCAGCCGAATCGCCACTGGATCTTATCGCTCGAAGGCTATTACAAGTTCTCGAAGCATCTTCTGCAATACAGCAGCTGGCTGGGCATCGAACCTCCGGCAGAGAATTGGGATAGTCAGGTGATGGATGGCAAGGGATTGTTCTATGGTTTGGAGGCAGATGCCACTTATCGTACCAATCACCTGACCTTGAGCGGTTCCTATACGCTTTCCTGGAACAAGCGAAAGTATGATGAGTTCTATCAGGACTGGTATTACGACAAGTATGACAATCGCCATAAGTTGAATCTTTCCTTGAGATATGATTTCAACAGGAAGGTGAGCTGCTATGCGGTGTGGAGTTATCATTCCGGCAATCATGCCACCGTGCCAACTCAGATTGTAGCACTTCCTGGTTTGCCGGATGGTGGCAATCAATACCCTGGCAGTTGGTGGAATTCGGCATCTTTTGTCTATGCCATCCCCAACAACCTGACCTTGCCGGCTTATCATCGTCTGGACTTGGGCTTTGATTTCCATCATGTTACCAAGCATGGACATGAGCGCATCTGGAACTTGAGCATCTACAATGCATATTGTCACCTGAACTCGATGTATGTCAAGGTGGATTACGATGAGAAAACAAAGCGGTTTACGGCAAAGAACAAGGGATTTGTCCCAATCATTCCTTCGTTCAGCTATACCATTAAGTTCTAA
- a CDS encoding DUF4271 domain-containing protein, with protein sequence MAQQADSTIIETPESDVAQEPLKHTGELTPKQVLSWLPKNATPAQQDSMVRAHIKPCEIHWSKMPDTLHLPGHQPGKSFRDVSLPQYYRESFFSKDSLFHPELKGGRLGVAGDPVPYTVAGDDFVTILLLFCFLIACVAFTKSRQFIIRQAKTFFRVPRFGTTVITETSNELRFQLFLGLQTCLLIAIGYFMYSRASISDTFTIDQYQVISIYAGYAAAYFLLKALLYSITGWVFFDKKKNEQWMKAYLFLVSCEGVLLFPAIMLMTYFGFSIQAAVIYTLIVVGIIKILSFYKCFIIFFRRKGAFLQIILYFCALEVVPLFALSGGLVLISHYLKINF encoded by the coding sequence ATGGCGCAACAAGCAGATTCAACAATCATAGAAACTCCTGAGTCAGATGTGGCACAGGAGCCTTTAAAGCATACAGGAGAATTGACTCCGAAGCAAGTGCTGAGTTGGTTGCCCAAGAATGCGACACCTGCTCAGCAAGATTCCATGGTGCGGGCGCATATCAAACCATGTGAGATTCATTGGAGCAAAATGCCCGATACCTTGCATCTTCCTGGGCATCAGCCAGGCAAGAGCTTTAGGGACGTCAGCTTACCGCAGTATTATCGTGAGTCTTTCTTCTCGAAAGATTCGCTCTTTCATCCAGAATTGAAGGGTGGAAGATTGGGCGTGGCAGGTGACCCTGTGCCTTATACTGTAGCAGGCGATGATTTTGTCACGATTTTGCTCTTGTTCTGCTTTCTGATAGCATGTGTGGCCTTCACCAAGTCTCGTCAGTTTATCATTCGTCAGGCAAAGACTTTCTTCCGTGTACCACGATTTGGTACCACGGTGATAACCGAGACATCCAACGAGTTGCGCTTCCAGTTGTTTCTGGGATTACAGACTTGCTTACTGATAGCCATCGGCTATTTTATGTATTCCAGGGCTTCTATCAGTGATACATTTACGATAGACCAATATCAGGTGATTAGCATCTATGCAGGGTATGCTGCAGCTTATTTCCTGTTGAAGGCATTGCTCTATTCGATAACAGGGTGGGTGTTCTTTGATAAGAAAAAAAACGAACAATGGATGAAGGCATATCTCTTCTTGGTGTCGTGTGAAGGTGTACTACTTTTCCCTGCTATCATGCTGATGACATACTTTGGTTTTTCCATACAAGCGGCTGTGATTTATACACTTATTGTAGTCGGAATCATCAAAATATTGTCTTTTTATAAGTGTTTCATCATCTTTTTTCGAAGAAAAGGCGCTTTTTTGCAAATAATTTTGTACTTTTGTGCCCTCGAAGTGGTACCTCTTTTCGCTTTGTCAGGCGGATTGGTATTGATTAGTCATTATTTGAAAATAAACTTTTAG
- a CDS encoding DUF4249 domain-containing protein: MKTMIYRAFSLMLLCLALISCKDDFDIQKLQDHSRLVVYCFPTEGDTTLVSVAKSLPVASVKGNVDILSREKVDAHIIYKVNGVEQTVKRIANEEEAQLFTRSTNSDVLSQLVGQYYVVGKQNAGDKISLQVSAQDFSSVSASTYIPEKVGVELGDVKLEMKSSDGYNSITIDRVEAIFHDNPSSEDYYSVKLRLLNREKSRDLGLLTDNEPLLNKKSKLDDDFGMDDYEYFGNAYIFNDRTINGKTYTLHLDTYSNSYYQSFYRFSYVVDLYKVTPEYYRFLKSINDAQSNSWADVGLMQVTPTYSNVKGGFGVVAGYNISSVSKFFCSSDSEDNGEI; the protein is encoded by the coding sequence ATGAAAACAATGATATATAGGGCATTTAGCCTCATGCTTTTATGTCTGGCGCTGATTTCCTGTAAGGATGATTTTGATATTCAAAAGCTGCAGGATCATTCCCGACTGGTGGTGTATTGCTTTCCTACCGAAGGTGATACCACGCTCGTCAGTGTAGCTAAGAGTCTGCCTGTAGCATCAGTAAAGGGGAATGTTGACATCTTATCCCGCGAAAAGGTAGATGCACATATTATATATAAGGTGAATGGGGTGGAGCAAACGGTGAAACGCATCGCAAACGAGGAAGAGGCTCAACTCTTTACCAGAAGCACAAACTCCGATGTCCTTTCACAACTGGTAGGCCAGTATTATGTGGTAGGCAAGCAGAATGCTGGAGATAAAATCAGTCTCCAGGTTTCTGCTCAGGATTTCTCATCTGTTTCAGCATCTACTTATATCCCAGAGAAGGTAGGAGTGGAGTTGGGCGATGTTAAATTGGAAATGAAATCATCGGATGGTTATAACTCGATAACCATTGATAGGGTAGAAGCCATTTTCCATGATAATCCTTCTTCGGAAGATTATTATTCGGTGAAGCTCAGATTACTGAATCGAGAAAAGAGCCGTGATCTGGGGCTGCTGACAGACAATGAACCCTTGTTGAACAAGAAGTCGAAGCTGGATGATGATTTCGGTATGGATGATTATGAGTATTTTGGTAATGCCTACATCTTCAATGACCGTACGATAAATGGCAAGACCTATACACTTCATCTGGATACATACTCTAATTCATATTATCAGTCATTTTATAGATTTTCTTATGTAGTAGATTTATACAAGGTAACTCCTGAATATTATCGGTTTCTCAAGAGTATCAACGATGCACAGAGCAACAGTTGGGCAGATGTGGGCTTGATGCAGGTTACGCCTACCTATTCGAATGTAAAAGGAGGCTTCGGAGTGGTGGCTGGCTACAATATAAGCTCTGTTTCGAAGTTCTTCTGCTCTTCTGATTCCGAAGATAATGGAGAAATTTAA
- the yidD gene encoding membrane protein insertion efficiency factor YidD — protein MKKLLTYLLVMPILFYQRCITPFTPPSCRFTPTCSEYARQAILKHGPFKGLALAIWRILRCNPWGGSGYDPVP, from the coding sequence ATGAAAAAGCTGCTAACTTACCTGCTGGTGATGCCGATACTCTTTTATCAAAGATGTATCACGCCATTTACTCCGCCGTCTTGTCGCTTTACACCCACTTGTTCTGAGTATGCTCGTCAGGCGATTCTGAAGCATGGACCGTTTAAAGGGCTCGCTTTGGCTATCTGGCGAATATTAAGATGCAATCCATGGGGTGGTTCGGGTTATGACCCCGTGCCGTAA
- a CDS encoding RNA polymerase sigma-70 factor: MQKIDLIFQQYYRPLCLYATHYLHDIDEAEDVVQDCFVKLISRNIMPENIKAFLYTSVRNACIDRLRRQFPIDTEISPSDLSGTISDDQAQECSFREAELWTAIELLPERCREIFLMSKRDGMTYREIAEELNLSEKTVEHQISKALKTLRGKKDDFLADFFYILPFIHGGIL, encoded by the coding sequence ATGCAAAAGATAGACTTGATATTTCAGCAGTATTATCGTCCGCTATGTCTTTATGCCACTCATTATCTGCATGATATCGATGAGGCTGAAGACGTGGTGCAGGATTGTTTTGTGAAATTGATAAGTAGGAACATCATGCCAGAAAACATCAAGGCTTTCTTATATACCTCTGTGCGCAATGCCTGCATCGACCGATTGCGCCGCCAGTTTCCGATAGATACGGAGATTTCTCCTTCTGACTTGAGCGGCACAATCTCTGATGATCAGGCGCAGGAATGTTCTTTCCGGGAGGCGGAACTGTGGACGGCTATCGAGCTATTGCCCGAACGATGCAGGGAAATCTTCCTGATGAGCAAGCGTGATGGCATGACTTATCGGGAGATAGCCGAAGAACTGAATCTATCAGAAAAGACCGTGGAGCATCAGATTTCCAAGGCTTTAAAGACCTTACGAGGCAAGAAAGATGATTTTCTTGCAGATTTTTTCTATATTTTACCTTTCATCCATGGGGGTATTCTGTAA
- a CDS encoding ribonuclease P protein component has product MSEQKTFTLPKQERLCSRTLIEQLFLGHSQHKKEWPVRVVYQVVKRKDEDDAQAEVLMSVSKRYFKRAVKRNLVKRQLRESYRLHKAILTDVLALHPDTKILIAFIWLSGQTYDSVKVEKAVKAALEKIVDSLER; this is encoded by the coding sequence ATGTCAGAACAGAAGACTTTTACATTACCGAAACAAGAGAGGTTGTGTAGCAGGACGCTCATAGAACAACTCTTTTTGGGTCATTCCCAACATAAGAAAGAATGGCCGGTGAGGGTAGTGTATCAAGTCGTGAAAAGGAAGGATGAGGATGATGCGCAAGCGGAAGTATTGATGAGTGTGTCTAAGCGCTATTTCAAGAGAGCTGTAAAGCGCAACTTGGTGAAACGCCAACTTCGAGAAAGCTATCGTCTTCATAAGGCAATTTTGACAGATGTACTTGCTTTGCATCCGGATACTAAAATCCTCATTGCCTTTATTTGGCTTTCTGGACAAACCTATGATTCAGTGAAGGTTGAGAAAGCTGTTAAGGCGGCATTGGAAAAAATAGTAGATAGTTTGGAACGATGA